The sequence TAGGTACACAGCTTTGGAATACCTTGCTTTAGTTACAGGCTAATGGTGGTAGGTTGACTGAATTTATTCTGTAAATCAAAAGAAGTGTTAAGTGAGTTAatgatggatggagagaagagatAGTGATGAGAAAGAACAGGCAGATGAAAACAGGCATCATTGAACTCATGATGGATTGGTAGCCAGATAGGGACATGacatgatgaaataaaaatccagtaAGATGAAGAAGGATTATACTTCGTTAGAAtattaatgaataattaataCATGTATTGTAGTATTAATCAATTAACCATGAAGTAGAAGTAAAATTCCATGTTATCTGAAGACAGACGGTTTACAAATATACTGATTTTTAATAAGTTAAAGTGACTGTACAAATATGTAAAGCAACTTACTCTCGACGTAGTTGCGGGCCATGAACTTCAGCACCTCATCAATGGCGATGACGGGGAAGGAAAGCTTCAGGACCACCATCCACTGGTCAAATGACAGATGGGTCAACTTGAAGATCATCTGTGGGGCAAAAGAATGTGCGTCAGTACTGTTGGGAAACTACAATGTAAAGCAACTTCAACAGAGGAAAATGTAGTCCCCAAAACTGGGAGATTTACTCACACAGCTCTTAAATCAAAGTGTAGAGAGACTGGATGTCTGACTTACGGGCAGAGGGTCAACATAGATGATCATGAAGTGCAGGGACATGGAGAGGGTCATGGCGGCGAGCAGCCAGAAGTTGCTCCATGGGGGCATGCGGAGCAGAGACTGGTTCTCAGACAAGCttgacaaagaaaagacaaggaAATATTAGAATAAATATCTGCAATGTGTAAAGAAACCACTAGAGTCATCATCGAAATCAGAGCTGGAAGCAAACATGGTGGTCTGCACTAGCTGCAAACACATTCTAACACATTCGAGGCATTACCTGTTGAGAGCGTTGCACATCTCAATGGTGACCAGCACAGACAGGGCCATGGTCATGGGAGGAGCAGCCTCAAAGATCTCACAGTCAATGCCGGCGAAGTCCTCGTTCTCATCGTGGCACTGCATGAAGTGGGACTacacagaggagaggtgaggttAGGTGagggtctgtgtgtgagtgtttgtgaaagACAATGTAAAAGACTAACAATTACTTACCAGCTGGTAGTAGCTGACACCGGGGCCAGTGGAATCGTACAGGAACCACCAGGCAGCACCACCAACAGTTGCAGCACCGACATATCCTGTTAGGGAAAGGCAACAGTATTAGTGCAGGTAAGTGTTCTTCTTGCATTTTAACTGAATGACAACACAATGGTCATAGTCCTACTTACCACCAATAGCCATGTATCTGAAGAACAGCCAGCCAGAGATCAGGGGCTCCTTGGGGGAACGTGGGGGCTTGCCCATGATGTCCAGATCAGGGGGGTTGAAGCCCAGAGCAGTGGCAGGCAGACCATCAGTCACCAGGTTGACCCACAGCAGCTGGACGGGGATCAGAGCCTCGGGCAGACCCAGAGCAGCAGTCAGGAAGATACTGAGggagtgaaaaaagaaataatagaACAAAGGGGAGGGTGAGGTTAACcggagtcagagagaaagatggcTGAACGATGGCTTTTAGGTGCGgatcagagtgtgtgttacaCAGGCCACTCACCAGACGACCTCACCAACGTTGGAGGAGATGAGGTAGCGGATGAACTGCTTCATGTTGTTGTAGATAGCTCTGCCCTCCTCAACAGCAGCCACAATGGAAGAGAAGTTGTCGTCAGCCAGGACCATCTCAGAGGCAGACTTGGCAACGGCAGTGCCAGAGCCCATGGCGATGCCGATCTCGGCCTTCTTCAGGGCAGGGGCATCGTTCACACCATCACCAGTCTGTGGTGGGAGCACAAGTTATTACGATTATTACTATTACACTCTGTAAATCCTAGCACAAAACCAGCAACAggacagatgaaaaatgttttgtttagtttgtatCCTGTGCGGTTGTGCTCTTACCATAGCAGTAATGTCATCATAACCCTGCAGGAACTCCACAATCTTGGACTTGTGGGATGGCTCCACACGGGCAAAGCAGCAAGCCCTGCGCACAGCCTCGGCCTGTTCGTGGCTGGGCAGATCGTCAAACTCACGTCCGGTGTAGGCCTTGCCAGAAACATCTTCCTCCTCAGTGAAGATGCCAATGCGGCGGCAGATGGCAATAGCGGTTCCCTTGTTGTCACCTGAAATGTGGAGAAGGAGAAGTTGAgtcagtgaaatgtgtttttttcaaacacttttgtttacatttacatgaaaGATCTGCCTTTTTAAAGCAAACCCTTTAAAAGCAATAATtgccaaaaataacaaaatactaTGTAATTACTATATAGAATACACAATCCAGACCAGGTATAAACACGTGTAACTTGACATTTTAACTAGTGTATTGTTAATACTCAACAACATAACACTATTTTGTGTATTGATAATTTATCCAACCCATAATACTAACCAGTAATCATAATGACACGGATTCCAGCAGCTTTGCACAGCTCAATGGAGCCAGTGACCTCCTTACGAGGGGGATCCAGCATACCCACGCAGCCAACAAAGGTCAGGTCAGTCTGAGGGGAGAGATTTTTACATGTAATCACGGTTGTATCCAAACTGCTGGAATATCTAGTCCATCAATATGTTGTATTCTCACCTCGTAATCGGCAAACTTGGTTGAGTCCTCAAGGTTCATCTCCTCCAGCTTCAGGGGGGTGTCACGGGTGGCCAGGGCCAGGCAACGCAGGGTGTCACGGCCGGTACCCCAGTCCCTGATAACAGCCATGATCTTCTCCTTGATGGCGTTGGTCAGGGGCACGCGGGTGGTGCCAACACGCACATATGTgcacctgtcaatcacaccCTCGGGGGCACCCTGTGGAGAAAATAGGATGATTACTTTGTGTTATGTTGAGTGCAGCACAGACAAAGTGCAGGTGTCTGACCAAAGGCTGTGAGAGGGAGCACAGCCAGGACTGACCTTCACGAACATCTTGGCACCACCATCACCCTTACCAGGGGTGCAGTACACAGACATGGACTTCCTGTCACGGGAGAACTCCAGAGTGAAGTTCTTCCTCATGAGCTGCTTGATCACCTGttggaagaaacagagaaaagagggtTATTGttggattagattagattctTTGGAGGAAGTAAGACTGATCCAGTGAATCAGTGGTTGACCATGGTTCACGATTAGCTggattaaaagttaaaatgacatttaacaAAATGAAAGTCAGAAACTTACTGCGCAGCAGGCGTTGGCTCTCTCAATCCTGGACAGGTTCTTCACGTTGCTGTTGAACACATTCATCTTCTCAACCAGGCAGCACAGGGCAGTCTCAGTGGCCTCACCAACCTTCTCATAGATCTTCTTGGACTGGAGAAAAGTAGGGTGATGGAAAGAACTGGTTAACCCGGAGAAGGTCGTGAGGTTTTAGTATAGTAAACAGACTGCACGTCTTCACAACTTTACCTCATTGTAGTCCAGAGAGGAGTCGTTGCACAGGGCGCAGATGGTAGCCAGCTCAACAAGGCCGtcgtatgagctgcagttggtcTTGGCACCTCCCTGGGAACTGATGGACAAAGAGGGaaattatgaataaataaatgactgatGGTTTATGTACATTCTAATGGTGACTGATACTGGCTACGTTAAATGATGATAAATGGCACTGAAAACCAACTTACACCTCGCCCTCGGGGGTGTACTTGGAGCCAGAGATATCAAAGGCATCAAGATCAACATGGTCGCCATCAACATTCTTGATAATGAACATCTGTGGAGGaggaaacaaagacagttttTATTGTGCTTGAAGTAGGCTAGGTTTGTGGGTACAATTTTCTTATTGATTAAGTGCCCACCTTGGTCACACACATCTGGTTGGTGGTGAGGGTGCCAGTTTTGTCGGAGCAGATGACAGAGGTGCAGCCCAGGGTCTCCACAGAGGGCAGGCTTCTGACAATGGCGTTCTTCTTGGCCATACGGCGGGTACCGAGGGCCAGGCAAGTGGTGATGACAGCGGGCAGACCTGAGAGACATCGGTGAAAACTGTGAGTTTGAcaaacagtggtggaaaaacacaTGTTGTTCCTTCACTGTCCTAAACAGCATTCTTTGCTTCCCTCACCCTCAGGGATGGCAGCCACAGCCAGAGCAACAGCGATCTTGAAGTAGTAGACAGCGCCGCGGATCCATGAGCCTCCGTGGACGGGGTCATTGAAGTGGCCAATGTTGATGGCCCAGACAGCAACGCAAATCAGGGAGATAACCTTGGACAGCTGCTCGCCGAACTCGTCCAGCTTGGCCTGCAGAGGAGTCTTCTCCTGCTCAGTGGCAGCCATCTGGTCACGGATCTTGCCAATCTCAGTGGAGACTCCAGTGGCCACAGCCACACCGATGGCCTTGCCAGCAGCGATGTTGGTGCCCTAtgtgggagagaagaagagaaaggtaaaaaaacaaacaaaaaaaaaacaaacaggtaatGGTGGAATTaacaggaaagtgtgtgtgtgtgagttaaacTCTGCCACAGCAGTGAagattattaaattattaatggtGGTAAGACACTTACAGAGAAAAGCATGTTCTTCTTGTCCTGGTTGACAGCTCTGAGGTCGGGAACAGACTCAGTGTGCTTGATGACACTGACGGACTcacctgagagagaaaacagaaaattaactcaaaactgccagtggagaaaaacacacaccggCAGATTTAAGGTTCCTTGAAAGCTTACCGGTAAGGATGGACTGGTCAACACGCAGGGTGGTGGACTTGATGGAAACAATCCTGATGTCAGCGGGGACTTTGTCACCAACTGTGGGAATCACAGAGAAGAGATCATTAAACTTTAACTCATCATTTCTTCTAAATTGCAACAGAATTCCTAACTATTTCTCTTATCAAGAAGAAATTACATACACCCATGGTGACTGAGTAAATTTGTAGACTAGTGTGTGGTCAGGAAATTTCTCCTATTTAATTGTTTCCAGGTACATCCTAGTGATTGTAATAGTTGCAAATGGCACAATTCTTGTCACTCATGTATGAAAACCCTAACTGAaaaatactactactaataataatactgtaaATGATTCCCAGAATAAGAGCCAAATGCTCAGACAGCTCGCTAAATTTCTATACTAATCCATGGATTTCATAATGGAGCAAAATTGAAACTGACACATGCATGGTCCAATGAGAATGAACCGTACATGAGGCAGGGGGTGGGGACAGCCAGCCAGAGAGGCAACAGGTGTACGCTGACAAATGAACAGAAGTGGGCAAtggcagggagaggagaagaggtgtGGCAGGTGCTAGTGTGGGTATTTATATTcatgattttgttttccttcagtcAGCATGTTTTCACAGCAGTGCTACTTCATCCTGCTGTGCTCTCGTTGCcttaaaaagacacaaagctcTGCCATCAGCCTTTACCAGATACATATGTCCCGAATTTGCATGTGCCTTTCATTCCCTCAACAGAAGACTATTTGACACAACAGACGGTGACTAACAGGGCTATTATTCCACTGACATGGATATTTGTAgagcagactgacagactgggtcccacttttttaaaataataataaacaactGTTGAACAATCTTGACATTTCTTACCAGACACCTCCACAATGTCTCCAGGAACAATTTCTCTGGCCTTGATCCTCTGCACACTCTTTCTGTCAGAACGGTAAACCTTGCCCATCTCAGGCTCGTACTCCTTGAGAGCCTCGATGGCATTTTCAGCGTTACGCTCCTgtggaacacacagacaaagagcaTAAATACGCTTCTGAAATCTTGGAGTGACATTTAATTGTGAAAAAGTATCCATGTAAAGACACCTAATGTCCACTGACTATCAC comes from Toxotes jaculatrix isolate fToxJac2 chromosome 21, fToxJac2.pri, whole genome shotgun sequence and encodes:
- the atp2a1l gene encoding ATPase sarcoplasmic/endoplasmic reticulum Ca2+ transporting 1, like isoform X2, with protein sequence MENAHAKTPAECLSYFGVNENTGLSPDQFKKNLDKYGYNELPAEEGKSIWELIIEQFEDLLVRILLLAACISFVLAWFEEGEETVTAFVEPFVILLILIANAVVGVWQERNAENAIEALKEYEPEMGKVYRSDRKSVQRIKAREIVPGDIVEVSVGDKVPADIRIVSIKSTTLRVDQSILTGESVSVIKHTESVPDLRAVNQDKKNMLFSGTNIAAGKAIGVAVATGVSTEIGKIRDQMAATEQEKTPLQAKLDEFGEQLSKVISLICVAVWAINIGHFNDPVHGGSWIRGAVYYFKIAVALAVAAIPEGLPAVITTCLALGTRRMAKKNAIVRSLPSVETLGCTSVICSDKTGTLTTNQMCVTKMFIIKNVDGDHVDLDAFDISGSKYTPEGEVSQGGAKTNCSSYDGLVELATICALCNDSSLDYNESKKIYEKVGEATETALCCLVEKMNVFNSNVKNLSRIERANACCAVIKQLMRKNFTLEFSRDRKSMSVYCTPGKGDGGAKMFVKGAPEGVIDRCTYVRVGTTRVPLTNAIKEKIMAVIRDWGTGRDTLRCLALATRDTPLKLEEMNLEDSTKFADYETDLTFVGCVGMLDPPRKEVTGSIELCKAAGIRVIMITGDNKGTAIAICRRIGIFTEEEDVSGKAYTGREFDDLPSHEQAEAVRRACCFARVEPSHKSKIVEFLQGYDDITAMTGDGVNDAPALKKAEIGIAMGSGTAVAKSASEMVLADDNFSSIVAAVEEGRAIYNNMKQFIRYLISSNVGEVVCIFLTAALGLPEALIPVQLLWVNLVTDGLPATALGFNPPDLDIMGKPPRSPKEPLISGWLFFRYMAIGGYVGAATVGGAAWWFLYDSTGPGVSYYQLSHFMQCHDENEDFAGIDCEIFEAAPPMTMALSVLVTIEMCNALNSLSENQSLLRMPPWSNFWLLAAMTLSMSLHFMIIYVDPLPMIFKLTHLSFDQWMVVLKLSFPVIAIDEVLKFMARNYVEK
- the atp2a1l gene encoding ATPase sarcoplasmic/endoplasmic reticulum Ca2+ transporting 1, like isoform X1, translated to MENAHAKTPAECLSYFGVNENTGLSPDQFKKNLDKYGYNELPAEEGKSIWELIIEQFEDLLVRILLLAACISFVLAWFEEGEETVTAFVEPFVILLILIANAVVGVWQERNAENAIEALKEYEPEMGKVYRSDRKSVQRIKAREIVPGDIVEVSVGDKVPADIRIVSIKSTTLRVDQSILTGESVSVIKHTESVPDLRAVNQDKKNMLFSGTNIAAGKAIGVAVATGVSTEIGKIRDQMAATEQEKTPLQAKLDEFGEQLSKVISLICVAVWAINIGHFNDPVHGGSWIRGAVYYFKIAVALAVAAIPEGLPAVITTCLALGTRRMAKKNAIVRSLPSVETLGCTSVICSDKTGTLTTNQMCVTKMFIIKNVDGDHVDLDAFDISGSKYTPEGEVSQGGAKTNCSSYDGLVELATICALCNDSSLDYNESKKIYEKVGEATETALCCLVEKMNVFNSNVKNLSRIERANACCAVIKQLMRKNFTLEFSRDRKSMSVYCTPGKGDGGAKMFVKGAPEGVIDRCTYVRVGTTRVPLTNAIKEKIMAVIRDWGTGRDTLRCLALATRDTPLKLEEMNLEDSTKFADYETDLTFVGCVGMLDPPRKEVTGSIELCKAAGIRVIMITGDNKGTAIAICRRIGIFTEEEDVSGKAYTGREFDDLPSHEQAEAVRRACCFARVEPSHKSKIVEFLQGYDDITAMTGDGVNDAPALKKAEIGIAMGSGTAVAKSASEMVLADDNFSSIVAAVEEGRAIYNNMKQFIRYLISSNVGEVVCIFLTAALGLPEALIPVQLLWVNLVTDGLPATALGFNPPDLDIMGKPPRSPKEPLISGWLFFRYMAIGGYVGAATVGGAAWWFLYDSTGPGVSYYQLSHFMQCHDENEDFAGIDCEIFEAAPPMTMALSVLVTIEMCNALNSLSENQSLLRMPPWSNFWLLAAMTLSMSLHFMIIYVDPLPMIFKLTHLSFDQWMVVLKLSFPVIAIDEVLKFMARNYVETGTEVK